The genomic interval AACGTAACAAAAAAACATATTCAACTATTTGCTTTATCACATGAAGTGGCACATATAGTAACCATTCCGCAAGCAAGATTATTTGGTTTAGAAGGTAGCATACCAAAGGGTAGTATCACAAACGATTATAAAAAAGCAGAATATTTAGCAGATTTAATTGCAATTCATTTAATTAAATCAAAACTGAATAATGAGTTTTGTTTATTAAGTACAGACTTTCCTTTTTTACAAAACTTGTTAGGAGGTAGTTCTTTTACCCATCCTTCAGGAAGTCATAGAATGAATGAAATACAAACGTATTTAGAAAATAGTATATCAACGAATAATGATGAAGCTTTTAAAACCAGTTTCCTTAGAATATGGAAAATGGAGTAGGAGAAAAATCGAAATTGATTTGTATCGAGGAAATATGGATAGATTCAATTAAGTTTTTTAAATTCAAATAAATCCCTGAAGCAGCGCTTCAGGGATTTATTTTTTAGATGAATTTCTACACTATAAGAAATCGAAAAGCTAAATTTATATTGATAGTTTATAACTTATATTTTTTCTTTTAAGTTTTATTTAAACAAAGATGGCATTAGTTTCATTTTAACTAAATATATATACAAGTGTGTTTAATAATATCAATCTATAAAATAAACAAAAGTTTACTTGCTTTTTAAAAGTCTTACGTTTTATGAACTCTCAGAATAACATTAAAAGAAATCGTACAGTCTAAGGGCTTTAATCACAAAGTTATTTTAGGCGTTTTTACTTCAAAATGGGTAATAGGTTATAGAATTGGTTTATAAATTATATGTATAAACTGTTGTGGTTTTTAAATTTACAATTAATAAATTTTATACATAATGATTAATAGAAATACTGTTATTACTGCTTTTCTTTTTGTTTTTCTCTTGTCTTTATCTGGATGTAAAACTGAGAAAACAGTAAAAGTTTTAAAGTTAGCTCATGCTTTAGACACACAACATCCAGTTCACAAAGCAATGGTAATTTTAGGGGAGCGACTAAAAGAAAAATCAGACGGTAAACTAATTGTAAACATTTACCCAAGTAGCCAGTTAGGTGGGGAGCGAGAATGTTTAGAATTATTGCAAATTGGAAGTTTAGATATTACAAAAGTATCTGCTGCTGTTTTAGAGAATTTTATACCAGAATATAAAGTGTTTAGTGTGCCCTACATGTTTAGAGATAAAACACATATGTTTAGTGTTTTTGATAGTGAGATAGGGGACAATTTATTATTGAAAGGAGAAAAATTTAGACTACGAGGTTTAACTTTTTATGACGCGGGTAGTAGAAGTTTTTATATGAAAGAAAAACCAGTAAAATCACCTGCAGACTTAAAGGGTAAAAAAATAAGAGTTCAAAAAAGCAACATGGCAGTTGCTATGGTTAATGATTTGGGAGGGTCTCCAACACCAATTTCTTGGGGAGAATTATATACAGCACTTCAACAAGGAGTTGTAGACGGAGCAGAGAATAATCCTCCAAGTTTTTATACTTCAAAACATTATGAGGTTTGTAAGTTTTTTTCTTTGGATGAACACACGTCGGTACCCGATGTTTTATTAATTGGTACAGATACTTGGGGACGATTTAATGAACAAGAGAAAGGTTGGTTAAAAGAAGCGGTTGCAGAAAGTACAATTGTACAAAGAAAATTATGGGCAGCATCAGAAAAAGAATCTCTAGCAGCAGTTAAAAAAGCAGGTGTGGAGGTTTTTTATCCAGATAAAGTACCTTTTGAAGAACAGACGCAAGGTGTTTTAGATATGTTTGCTGATAATGAAGCAATGAAGTCCTTAATACTATCCATAAAAAACAAACAATAATGAGAGCGAAAATTGATAATATATTAGAAAAATTAGTGCTTTTAATCTTAACAATAATGTTGTTAAGTGTTGTGTGGCAGGTATTCTCAAGATTTATTTTAGGAGCACCAAGTACTATAACAGATGAAATTTCTAGTTTCTCTCTAATTTGGATAGGATTATTGGGGGCTGCGTATGCAACTGGTAAACATTTACATTTAGCGATTGATTTAATACCGGAACATGTAGTTGCAAAAAAACAAAGTTTCTTTGATGGAATTGTCTACTTATCTACTTTCTTTTTTGCCTTTATAGTAATGGTTATTGGAGGAATTAGATTGTGTCAGTTAAGCTTCCAGTTCGGTCAAACATCTGCAACTTTAGAGATTCCTTTGGGAATTGTTTATTTAGTGGTTCCTATTTCTGGAATTCTAATTTGCTATTACACCATAGATACATTAATTAATAAAAGAAAATTAAATAAAGCCTAAAAAGATATGAATTTAGTTGAAGTCCTAATTTTAGTAACCAGCTTTTTAATTTTCTTATCATTAAGAGTCCCAATAGCCTATGCTGTTGGTTTAGCAGCCCTATTAACCTTGTTAAGTTCAATGCCTTTTCTGCCAACTGTAGCTACAATGGCGCAAAGAATGGCAACATCTTTAGATAGTTTTACATTGTCTGCAATTCCGTTTTTTATCCTAGCAGGGCAAATTATGAATCGGGGAGGTATTGCCGTCAGGTTGATCAATTTTGCTAAAGCTATTGTGGGACCACTTCCTGGAGGCTTGGCTTTTGTAAACATTATTTCGTGTATGTTGTTCGGAGCAATCTCTGGTTCTGCAGTTGCGGCTGCTTCTGCCATTGGTGGTTTTATGAACCCAATGATGGAGAAGGAAGGTTATGATAAGTCTTTTAGTGCTGCTGTAAATATTACAAGTGCTACAACAGGATTAATTATTCCGCCGAGTAACGTATTAATTGTTTATTCTTTAGCGAGTGGAGGGGTTTCTATTGCGGCATTATTTATAGCAGGTTATGTGCCTGGTTTGTTAATTGGTTTTGCTTTGATGGTTGTTGCTTTAGTTTATTCAATCATAAAAAAATACCCAACGGATAAATTGGTTTCTTTTAGAGAGTTTTTTAAACGTTTTATTGCGGCTTTTCCAAGTTTAATGTTGTTGGTGTTGGTTATTGGAGGAATTGTAGCAGGTATTTTTACGGCTACAGAAGCTTCTGCTATTGCGGTTATTTATACGTTAGTTTTAGGTTTTGTCTATAAAGAAATTACAATAAAAGATCTCTCTCCAATTTTTTTAGAAACAATAAGAACATCTG from Polaribacter sejongensis carries:
- a CDS encoding TRAP transporter substrate-binding protein — translated: MINRNTVITAFLFVFLLSLSGCKTEKTVKVLKLAHALDTQHPVHKAMVILGERLKEKSDGKLIVNIYPSSQLGGERECLELLQIGSLDITKVSAAVLENFIPEYKVFSVPYMFRDKTHMFSVFDSEIGDNLLLKGEKFRLRGLTFYDAGSRSFYMKEKPVKSPADLKGKKIRVQKSNMAVAMVNDLGGSPTPISWGELYTALQQGVVDGAENNPPSFYTSKHYEVCKFFSLDEHTSVPDVLLIGTDTWGRFNEQEKGWLKEAVAESTIVQRKLWAASEKESLAAVKKAGVEVFYPDKVPFEEQTQGVLDMFADNEAMKSLILSIKNKQ
- a CDS encoding TRAP transporter large permease, producing the protein MNLVEVLILVTSFLIFLSLRVPIAYAVGLAALLTLLSSMPFLPTVATMAQRMATSLDSFTLSAIPFFILAGQIMNRGGIAVRLINFAKAIVGPLPGGLAFVNIISCMLFGAISGSAVAAASAIGGFMNPMMEKEGYDKSFSAAVNITSATTGLIIPPSNVLIVYSLASGGVSIAALFIAGYVPGLLIGFALMVVALVYSIIKKYPTDKLVSFREFFKRFIAAFPSLMLLVLVIGGIVAGIFTATEASAIAVIYTLVLGFVYKEITIKDLSPIFLETIRTSAIVLFLIATSIAMSWVMSYENIPQEISNTLLAISDNPIVILIIINLILLFVGVFMDITPAVLIFTPIFLPIVTELGMNPIHFGIIMIMNLCIGLCTPPVGSVLFVGCSVADLKIQQVIKPLLPLFLVMIGVLLLITYFPELTLWLPRQFDLL
- a CDS encoding TRAP transporter small permease yields the protein MRAKIDNILEKLVLLILTIMLLSVVWQVFSRFILGAPSTITDEISSFSLIWIGLLGAAYATGKHLHLAIDLIPEHVVAKKQSFFDGIVYLSTFFFAFIVMVIGGIRLCQLSFQFGQTSATLEIPLGIVYLVVPISGILICYYTIDTLINKRKLNKA